In Kaistella sp. 97-N-M2, the sequence GAGATTCACCTTGCCCGTTTCGAAGGTTGTCGTAATTCCTTTGAGCACTTCTACAGAGCTGTCGAAACTTTTCTTTAAATCTTTTACTTCAATCATTAGCTAAGGAACATTTGCGTTAATATTAAGTTCATGATAATGATGGCAACAATCGTCCAAACCACAGCCTGCGTACTGGCGCGACCTACTTCCAAAGAGCCACCTTTTACATTGTAGCCAAAATATGCCGGAATTGTCGCTATTAAAAAGGCAAAAGCTGCCGTTTTAAAAAAAGCGTACCAGATAAAATGTTGCGGCATATACATTTGGATTCCCGTAATGTAATCTGCTTTACTCCAACTTCCGGTGGCGATTCCGGCAAGGTAGCCGCCCCAAATACCAAAAACAATACTGATGGCGATGAGCAGAGGATTGAAGATAACGCTGGCCAAAATTTTCGGCAGAATTAAAAAATTGGGCGAATTTACACCCATAATATCCAATGCGTCGATCTGTTCGGTCACGCGCATGGTCCCAATACTGGAAGCAATGTACGAACCGACTTTTCCCGCCAAAATTACGGAGATGATGGTCGGGGCAAATTCCAAAATCAAAACCACTTTAGTGGCATATCCGATAAAGGAGTTGGGGATGGGGAATGAAGAGGCACTGAAGTTATTGTACATTTGTATAGCCACAACAGCGCCAACAAATGTAGAGGTGAACAATACGAGTCCAAAGGAATTAACGCCCAAATCGTAAATTTCGCGCATAAATAACTTTCCGAAGACCGATCGCTTTTGCGGTCTCTTCATCGTCTTGGATAGTAAGATAAAATATGCTCCTATCTCGCTAAAGAGTCTTTTTAACATTCTGCTAAATTAGTGTTTTATTTTTTTCTAAATTTTTTTAATTGGCATTTTTATCGCCGCCAATCACTAAAAAAATTGTTTTGAAAATGATGATGAAATCCAGGCTTAAACTCCAGTTTTTAACGTAAAAGGCGTCAGCCAGAATTCTTTTCTGCATTTTAATATCCATGTTACCGGAATCCCCGCGAAGGCCGTTTACCTGTGCAAGCCCCGTAATACCAGGTTTTACAAGACTTCGAACTGAATACCGACCTATTTTCAGTTTGTAAAAATCATCCACAAGAAGCATATGCGGTCGCGGACCAACTACAGACATCTCGCCTTTGAGGACATTCAGAAACTGCGGCATCTCGTCTAAACTCGTTTTTCTTAGAAATCTGCCGATTTTCGTAATTCTTTTGTCATTTTCGGTTGTCGTCTGCTTCGTACATTCATCATTAACACACATGGTGCGAAATTTTATGCAGCTAAAAACGTGATCGTGGAAGCCATAGCGTTTCTGTAAAAAGAAAACCGGCCCTTTGCTGTTAAGTTTAATGAGAATGGCCACAACAGGGAAAAGCCAGGAACAGATAAACACAAGAATCAAAATCGCAAATAAAAGATCTATCGTTCTTTTAATGGTAATATTGGTAAAATAATCCAAAGGAAATTTGGCCGGTACCAGGACGGGCTGCATCTCGATATATCCCAAATCATATTTGAAAAAATTATTTTTTACGATGCTCGGAATTAGGGAGATGCGAACTTTGTTCAGCTCGGCATGGCGGTAGATTTCCTGCTCTTCATCCTTTTCAAACCGGTGCGAAGAAAGGTACATGGTGTGAATTCCGTTGTCTTTCCAGAATTCGATTAGTTTTTCTGTATTGAAGAGTTGTTCTGCCGGGTATTCAAAGATGCGGAAGCCGTAATCTTTTCTTTCCGTTAAAATTGTTTTCAGCAACTCCGTTGAGGAATCTTCACTCAAAAACATAATGTTTCTATAATTTATACCAAGCGTTCTTAAATATTTCAAGGTAAAAAACACCAGCGATTTCACGACAAAAAGCAACAGAAAAAGAAAAACGGCGATAAGAAACCGGTCCTGTTTCAGAAAATTATTATTGCTCACCTTCGCGAGCAGAATAACGCCAAAAATAAAGATGAAAATATGCGTTACAAGGCGTTCCAGGTAAATGGTGTAAGTTAAATTTCGAGCAACGGAATATAATTTCGTGCGGCCACTTAACAAAATCCAAAAAAAGGTCAGCAGGATGATCGAAAGACCGTTCTGTTCCCAGATTTCCTGTTCGTAACTGAATTCGTTATTTCTGAGGAAGAAAAACAAAAATACTCCGGCTATTACCAAAACATCAAGCAAAATAAAGATCGCTTTGAAATATCTGGAATATCGAAGTTTTTGCATAAAAGCTGGTTATATAAAAAGTAAATTTAACGTAATTTACGGAATATTCAAATATTTATGCGTTTGCACCGAGGCCAGCCATTTGGGATTTGCCATAATGAAGTCGGTAATTTTCGGATACATTTCGTCGCGTTTGCTCCATTCGCTTTGCAGATAAAGTCTGCAGTTTTCCGAAACTTTTGCTGCCTGTTCTTCCGCGAATTTAAAATCGTTATTGTTGAAGATAATCATTTTCAACTCGCTTGCCTGAGAATAAATGGCGTCTTTGGGTAAACCGGTTTTCTTTGGGGAAAGCGTAATCCAGTCTAAAACGCCGCTCATTTCGTAGGCGCCGGATGTTTCGATATGAATGTCGCAACCCAGTCCTTTCAGCTTTTCCGTGAGAAAAGTTAAGTTCCACATCAGCGGTTCGCCGCCGGTTAAGACCACGGTTTTGCAGTGGCGGGCTGCGGTTTCTGCAATTTCCTGCGCCGACATCAAAGGATGGAGATTCGGATCCCAGCTTTCTTTCACATCGCACCAGTGGCAGCCCACATCGCAGCCTCCCAGGCGGATGAAATACGCCGCTTTTCCGGTATGGGCACCTTCGCCCTGAATGGTGTAAAAATGCTCCATCACAGGGAGCATTTTACCTTCTTTCAATAAAATATTTTCTTCTTCTTTAATCATTATATACAGACGTTTTATACGCCAAAATGGTGTTTTTGAGCAACATTGCCCGCGTCATAGGTCCCACGCCGCCGGGAACCGGCGTAATGGCTTCGGCTTTGTCTTTACAGCTTTCGAAATCAACGTCGCCCATCAGTTTATAGCCTTTTTCGGTGTTGTCTTCAACGCGCGTAATTCCGACGTCGATTACGATGGCTCCTTTTTTAATCATATCTCCTTTCAGAAAGTTCGGATCGCCCAAAGCCGTAATCACAATATCGGCGTTTCTTGTAAACTCTTCAATATGAGGGGTGTAGGAATGCGTCAAAGTTACGGTAGAATTCCCCGGAAAGTCTTTTCTTCCCATCAAAATACTCATGGGTCTTCCGACAATGCGGCTTCTGCCGATGATCACGCAGTGTTTTCCTTTCGTATCGATTTGATAGCGTTCCAAAAGCGTTAAAATTCCAAACGGCGTTGCAGGTAAAAAAGTGTCCATTTCCAGCGCCATTTTACCGAAATTTTCCGGGTGAAAACCATCTACGTCTTTTCGAGGATCGATGGCCATAATAATTTTCTCCTGGTCGATCTGTTTTGGTAAAGGCAGCTGCACGATGAAACCGTCGATGTCTTTTGATTTGTTTAGCTCGTCGATTTTTTCTAAAAGTTCCGCCTCCGAAACCGTGCTCGAAAATTTAACAAGAGAAGATTTGAAGCCGACTTCTTTGCAGTCTTTAATTTTGTTATTCACATAAGTCATGCTCGCGCCGTTGTTTCCCACAAGAATTGCGACCAAATGTGGCGGACGTCTTTTTCCTGCCACAATTTTATCAACATCAGCGCGGATCTCCTGTTTAATTTCTTTCGAAACCTTCAATCCATCGAGAATTTTTGCCATTTTACTTTTACTTTAGATTTATTTGGGATTTACTTTTTCTCTTTAAAATAATTCATCAAACCATTGGTTGAAGAATCGTGGGAAGCGATTGTTTCGTTGCTTTTAATCTCGGAAAGAATTTTGCCGGCCAGTACTTTTCCTAACTCCACGCCGAACTGATCGAAACTGAAAATATTCCAGATGACGCCCTGCACGAAAATTTTGTGTTCATACAGCGCAATCAGCTGACCTAAAGAAAACGGACTTAATTCATTAAATAACAACGAGTTTGTCGGCGTGTTGCCGTGAAAGACTTTGTAATTAACCAACCGCTCGATCTCTTCTTCCGATTTGCCAGATTTTTTCAGGTCTGCTCTGGCTTCTTCTTCTGTTTTTCCGAAAGCCAGCGCTTCGGTTTGCGCAAAAAAGTTTGCCATAAGTTTTTCCTGATGATCCGAAACTTTATTCAAAGATTTTGCGTAAGCGATGAAATCGGCGGGAATTAATTCTGTTCCCTGGTGAATTAACTGATAAAAAGCGTGCTGCCCGTTTGTTCCGGGTTCGCCCCAAATAATTGGGCCAGTTTCATATTCAACAAAATTACCGTTTCGATCCACGCATTTGCCGTTGCTTTCCATATCGCCCTGTTGTAAATACGCCGGGAAACGATCTAAATATTGAGAGTAGGGAAGAATGGCGTACGTTCCGGCATCAAAAAAATTGCGGTACCAAATGCCCGACAGCGCCATCAAAACCGGCACATTTTCTTTAAAATCGGCGGTACGGAAATGAATATCTGTTTCATTCGCGCCTTTCAGCAACTGCTCGAAATGATCATAACCTACGAAGAGAACGATGCTCAGGCCGATCGCACTCCAAAGCGAATATCTTCCGCCGACCCAATCCCAGAATTCAAAAATATTTTCTTCTGCAATCCCGAAATCTTTCACCGCGTCGGTATTGGTAGAAAGCGCGACGAAATGTTTCGCCACATCTTCCTGTTTACCAGCTTTTAAAAACCAGTCTTTTGCAGAGGCTGCATTGGTCATGGTTTCCTGCGTGGTAAAAGTTTTGGAAGCGATAATGAAAAGCGTAGTTTCAGGATTCAGATCTTTTAAAGTTTCTGCGATATGATTGCCGTCTACATTGGAAACAAAATGGACTTCCAGACGTGTTTTGAAATGTTTCAACGCGGAACACACCATCACGGGTCCCAAATCGGAGCCGCCAATGCCGATGTTCACCACATCTGTGATTTCTTTGCCCGAAAAACCTTTGTGTTCGCCGGAAATAATTTTTTCGGAGAAGTTTTTCATTTGGTTTAAAACTTTCCGGATCGCGGGTTTAATATTTTCGCCGTCCACCAAAATTTCCTGATCCGAAAAATCCCGTAAAGCCGTGTGCAAAACCGCTCGGCCCTCGGTTTCGTTGATGATGTCTCCGGTGAACATTTTTTCGATTGCAGTTTTTACCCCGCATTCTTCGGCTAAATTTTGCAAAAGATCAAACGTTCTTCCATCGATGAGATTTTTGGAATAATCGAAAAGATAGTTTTCGCGCTGAACCGAAAATTGCTTGAAACGCTCGGGATTATATTCAAAAAGGGTTCGAAGTTCAAAATCGTTTTGCGCAAAATGCTCGTTGAGTGCTTTCCAGGCATCGGTTTGGATAGGATTTATTTTCGGCAACATATTTTTTAATTTTTTAACCTTAAAAAGGGTATTGATCAAGGCGCAAATTTACGGAAAAATAAAACCTCCGAAAAAATTCCAGAGGTTGAATTTCAAGGACTTTCCTTTACTGGGGTGAAGTTGGGTTCTCGAACTTGCCCAGGGTTTTTCGTTTTCGGAGAATATAAAAAATGAATCCACCGATGATGATGAGCGGCCAGATTTTCAGCATGCCTAAAATGATACTTTGAATCAAATAAAATCCTTCCGACACGGCATTTTTTGCCTCGTAATTGAAATTGTTTTGATACTGATCGTCCCTGTTTTTCGTATTCGAAACCGGAATTTCTGCGAGGCGAAGTTGCGGTTCTTTCAGGTAAATGTCGATGTTGCTGTATTTAAGTTGATCTTGCATGTCGAAAGCGCTTATTTTTTGATAGTTGCCTTCCTGCTCGTTATCATCCGACATCTTTACCTTTCCTTTATCGAGGTGTAACTTCTCAATATTCCCAGCACTTTTTGAATTTCGTTTCGCTTCGAGTTCCGCCAGTTTGATGTTTGAAGTAACATCTTCCGCCAGAATCGACCGCAAAGTGAGAAACACTTTTTTATTGTTGATCAAAAGCAGGAGGTCGCCTAATTTTTCCGTAGGAACGCGGACCTGCATTGTGTTTTCGGTTTGAAATTTCCGAACTATTATGGCATTTTCATCAGAGATTGCAAGCGTTTCTTCCGACAAAATCTGTGAATTCAGGTCGCTCGACGTAACAAACCCGCCCAAATCTTTTAAAGATTTTTCAATGTAAACCGTAGCGTCGTACACATCTTTGACTTCCATGCTAACTTCGGCGGATTTTATGAACTGTTTGTCTTTCACAGCCATCGTTGCCACCGATGAAATGCTGTCGTTGGTTGCGGCGGGAGAATTTTCATCAGCAATACTTACACTGTTCGCGGTTTCTGCGGTGCCGGATTTTTCACAGGCGGCGAAGCAGGTAAACATGATCAAAACAATCGCGGTGTGGGAAAATGTTGTTTTCATAACGGAAATTTTTTGGATTAATTAAATCAAATGTCCGCGTGAAATTTTTGTAAAGTTTGTAAAAGGCTTTTATTGTTTTTGTAAAGATTTAATTCCTGCTAAATATTTGATTGGCAGTATTTTGTAAAACAGAAAAATCTTCTTCCGGAGAAAAAGATTCTATTTAATTTAAAGAAGTTTTATGCTAACTGAAGATCGCGCGAAGTTTATGTTTGTTATCAAACAGGATCCAAAGCAAGATTAAAAACAGAATTACGGCGATGGCGATTCCCTGTATTCCCGGCGAAACCGTAAAGTTTTGGGCTAAAATACCGATCATTACAGGAAATAATACCAGCGCGCCTATTGTTCTGGTTCTCGGAAAAAGAGCCAGAAGACCACCGGTTAATTCCATCGCGCCAACTAAAGGCAATAACCACGGTATTTGCATTATCGCGCTGAAGACTTTTTGCGTTTCTTCCGGCAACTCCGGCACTGGCATGTAATGTAGAAATTTGTCGAGACCTGCGTTGATGAACATCAAAGCAAACAACGTGAAGAGAAGTGTTTTAAGAATTTTCATGATTTAAGTTTTTGGTAAATCAAATTTAATATTATTCTTTTTCCTCTAAAATAATTTTTTTCGTGATTTTATATTTTCTGCGCGTTCGGTTCAGCCTGCTTTCTTCGCCAAGCAGTTTTCCCCAAGGCTCCAACCCTTCAATTCTCTCGAAAATAATTTTTAAAATGGCGAGGAAAGGAATACTCAGAAACATCCCCGAAATTCCCCACAATTCTTCGCCGATCAAAAGACCGATAAACGTGAAAAGGGCATTAATTTTAACCTTCGAACCCACGACCAAAGGGAGCGTAATATTGGCATCTACCGCATGAATGGCGATAAAGCCGAAAAGAACGAAAAGCGTGTGATTTCCGCCGGTTGCGAAGGAAATAAGACAAGCAATTGCAGCGGAAAACAAAATTCCAATGTAAGGAATAACGTTGAGCAAACCGGTTAAAATACCCAACAAAATGGCATATTTTACGCCCAAAACCGAGAGCAAAATGGTTGTGAGGACACTCACGATTAAAATTTGAATGAGTAGTCCGGAAATATATTCCTTTATAATTTTTTGAATTTCTAATATGGCCTCGTTTACTTTCGAAAAATGTTTTTGATGAAAGACGGAAGTAATGAAAGTATATAATATTCGGCGGTAATTTAAAAGAAAAATAAAAAACAAAGCACTGAAAATAAAAAATGCCATCGTCGACGAAAACATTGCTACGGTGAAACCTAAAATAATTCCCGTCGAGGAGAGCAGGTTTTCCAATCCCTGATCGATATAACTCATCTGCTTCTCGAAGTTTACGTGAAAAGTTTTCGAAACCCAAATCTGCAGGTCGTTAAATGATTTTGAAACCTGTGTTTTCAGCACGGGAAAATCGCTCGCAAAATCACTGAGTTGCGTGGTGAAAAAATAGATAAGTGCAGACAGGAAAACCATCATCACCAGTAGTGAAGAAAAGGTAGAAATGGTGCGGGAAAACTTAAATTTCCGTTCCAAATAATTAGCGAACGGAAGAAATAAAAGCGCCATCAGAAAAGCAAAAAAAAGGGGCGCCAGTACGCCTTTGCCCACTTTTGCCAAATAGCCTAAAGCCAAAATGCTCACAAGAATCAGCGCGAGACGCAGCACAAACGGAAGCTTCATTTCTTTCATCAAACAAAGTAACAATAAAAATGTTTTTTAAAAAGAAAAACGTTCCAACTAATTGAAACGTTTTCTAAACTTTATCTTTCGAGCGCCAGATCGATGACTTCGCTCATGCGGCTCACATAGTGGACCTTCAGCATTTTCAGATAATCTTTTTTAATTTCTTCCACATCTTTTCGGTTGGCTTCGCACAAAATAATTTCTTTTATTCCGGCGCGGGCGGCGGCGAGTAATTTTTCTTTGATGCCACCCACAGGGAGCACTTTTCCGCGCAATGTAATTTCACCCGTCATGGCGAGGTGCGATTTTACTTTTTTGTTTTTGAAACTGGAAACGATGGAGGTCAGCATGGCGATTCCGGCAGACGGGCCGTCTTTAGGCGTAGCGCCTTCCGGAACGTGGACGTGGATGTTGTTTTTCTGAATATCTTCCGAATTAATCCCGAGTTCCGTATGTTTTGCTTTGATGTATTCCAGCGCGATGGTCGCGGATTCTTTCATTACATTTCCGAGGTTTCCCGTCATCGTAAGCGTTCCTTTTCCTTCGCTCAAAATACTTTCGATGAACAGGATGTCGCCACCCACAGACGTCCACGCCAAACCGGTAACAACGCCGGGAACGCTCGTGATTTCGGATAAGTTTTTCATGCGTGGAATGCCTAAAATTTCGTCTATCTTTTCGACGGAAATTTTCGGGTTGTAAGTTTTCTCCATGGCAGTTTGCAAAGCAATCCATCTCGCAACGGAAGCGATCTGCTTTTCTAATCCACGAACGCCACTTTCCGACGTATGTGCATCGACGATATGTTTAAGCTCCGGATTTCCAAGTTTGAAAGATTTTGCGTCCAAACCATTTTCCTCCTGCTGTTTTTTAATTAAATGTCTTTTTGCGATCTCTACCTTTTCTTCCAGCGTATAGCCCGCGATTTCGATGACTTCCATGCGGTCTAGAAGCGGTCTCTGCACGGTTGAAAGCGAGTTTGCCGTCGCGATGAACATCACTTTCGACAGATCGTAGCCCATTTCGAGGAAGTTGTCGTAGAAAGAATTGTTCTGTTCCGGATCCAAAACTTCCAGTAAGGCGGAACTTGGATCGCCGTGAATTCCGGTGGCGATCTTGTCGATCTCGTCTAAAACGATCACAGGATTGGAGGTTCCGGCTTTTTTGATGGACTGCAGAATTCGGCCCGCCATCGCACCGATATAGGTTTTCCGGTGGCCGCGGATTTCGGATTCGTCATGCAGACCACCCAAAGAAAGTCGCACATATTTTCTTCCCAACGCATCCGCAACCGATTTTCCGAGCGACGTTTTACCGACTCCCGGCGGGCCTACCAAACACAGAATTGGGGATTTCATGTTGTTTTTCAGTTTCAGAACCGCCATGTGCTCCAAAATTCTTTTCTTGATATCTTCTAACCCAAAATGTGCTTTGTCCAAAACTTTTTCGGCTTTGCGGATGTCGAAAATATCTTTCGAATATTTCTCCCACGGCAAATCGGTGAAGAAATCGAGATAATTTCGCTGCACGTTATAATCCGGAGAATTCGGGTTTTGGCGCTGAAGACGGTTAATTTCTTTTTTAAAATGGTCGTCAACTTCTTCGTTCCACTTTATTTTTTTTGCTTTTTCTAAAAGTTCCTCCACATCAGATTCGGGACCGCCGCCCAATTCATCCTGAATGGTGCGCATCTGCTGATTCAGGAAGTATTCGCGCTGGCTTTTATCTAATTCCTTATTGGTTTTCAGATGAATTTGATTGCGCAATTCAAGTTTGCGAAAATCGTCGTGCATCAGTTCGTAACACTTTTGCGCCCGGATCATCAGGCTTTTTTCCTCCAAAAGTTTTTGTTTGTCGGAGTAGGGGAAATTCGCATTCGTACAGATAAAATTGAGCAAATCTTCCGGATCGTTCATATTCTTTATTGCAAAGTTGGCTGCGTTCGGAATATTCGGATCCAGTTCGATAATTTGCAAAGCCAAAGCTTTAATGTTTTCTAAAAGAGCGTTGTATTCCTCGGTTTTTTTCGAGTTCACCTCTCTAAGTTTCGTAATTTCGGCTTTAAAATAAGGTTTGGAAGCGGTGAAGTTTTTTATTTTAAACCTTTGAAATCCTCTGGTGATTGCCGTCACATTTCCTTCCGGAAGTTTAATAATCTTGATGATTTTCGCCAAAGTACCGATCTGATAGAGATCTTCTTCCGTCGGGTTTTCGATCGCCGAATTATTTTGGCTTACAATCCCGATAAACTCATTGTTTTTGTGTGCTTCCTCTAAAAGTTGAATGGACATTTCGCGGCCTGCCGTAATAGGAATGACCACTTTTGGGAACATGACCATATTGCGCACCGGCAAAATTGGATACGTTTCCTGATCGCTGTTTTTCGAGTCGTCTAAAATATCAGAAATATTAATTTCTTCGGTCACAACACTAAACCCATCTTCCATAATTTCGTCGAAAGCAATATCTTCAAATTCTGTCATAATACTTTTTGGAATGACAAATTGTCATTTAATTTAATTAGTTACTTAACAAATCCCAGGATTTGCTTTAAAAGTCCTTTCAATAAAAAGGTCTTTTTAATTTCGCAAGCACTATGCCACGGAAAAATTTAGACAAAATTGGCACTATACTTAAAAATTCTTTTTTAAACCTTCAAAATTTTTCTCAATCTCTTAAAAATGTGTATTTTCGCACACTGATAAAATTATACAAAAAATGGCAGTTTTAGGAGAGATTAGAAACAGACCCTGGCTTTTGATGGGAATTATCGCAATTGCGATGTTGGCGTTCGTCGTAAATCCCGATAGTTTAGAGAAATTATTTGGTGCAAAACCAGGTGTTTACGGAAAAGTGAACGGTGACGAAATTACAAAAGAAGATTTCGATGACCAGCTTTTTCTGCTTCAACAACAAGCCCAGCAGCAAGGTCAACCAGCCAAAGGACTGGAAGAACAGGCATGGCAAATGGTCGTACAGTCTAAATTAATTGAGCAGCAGTTCGATAAAATGGGACTTACTTTAACAGAAGACATGTTTTGGAATCAGATTCAGTTCGATCCTATGTTTGCGCAAAACAAAGAAAACTTTGATGCAAAGGGAAATTTCAAGGTTCAGGAAATTAAAAAGCAGATCGAAGAACTTCAAACCAGCGGAAATGTAGAAATGTACAACAACTGGCTGAAGACGAGAAAAGCGATGCAATACAGAATGATGGCGCGTCAGCTATTCGCAAACGTTTCTACAGGCATCACCGTGAGCAAAAAAGAAGCTGAAGAAATGATGAAGCAAAGAGATCAGGTTGCCGATATCGATTTTGTGAAGGTGGATTACGCAGCATACGCTCAAAAAAATCCCGTGAAAATTACCTCGCAGGATTTAACAGATTATATTAAGAAGCATCCGGTAATGTTTAAAAGAGATGCAAGCCGTAATGTCGGTTTGGTTTATTTCCCGGCAGCACCAAGTTCTGAAGATGACGCTACGGCGCAAAAAGAAATCAACAAGTTATTCGCTGAAGGAAGCGAAGTGAGTGGCGGAAAGGAAAATTTCCAAAACACGACAAACGACTCTATGTTTGTGGCTTTAAATTCCGATATGCCTTTTAATCCGCAATATTTCTCTGCAAGTCAATTGCCGGTAGCCATAAAAGATAAGGTAGCTGCTGCAAGTATTGGAACTACATTCGGTCCTTATAAAGAACAGAATTTTTATGTTGTTTCTAAAATTTTAGATAAAAAACCTTCAGATTCTACATTATCCCGTCATATTTTGGTTTCTTACAAAGGAAATCAGGCGGCAGGAACTGCGACAAGAACGAAAGAAGAAGCGAAAAAACTTGCAGATTCCATCAACACGGTGGTTAAGGCTGATCCTTCTAAGTTTGTGGAACTTTTAAAATATTCATCTGATCCGGGTTCTGCCGCACAGGGTGGAAGCGTGGGTTGGACTACTCCGGCAACACCATTTGTACCGGAATATCTAAGCTTCCTGGCAAATAACGGAAAAGGTGCAACAGCAGTTGTTGAAACGCAGTTCGGATATCACGTCATCAACATTGAAGATAAAAAATCCGGCGCCATGACTTATAAAGTAGCCAATCTGGTAAAAGCTGTGAAGCCTTCTGATAAAACAGAAAACGAAGTTTACACCAAAGCAACCAAGTTTATTCAGCAGGTTCAGGGGAAATCTTTCAACGATTTTTCTAATGTAGCCAAGAAAAACAATTATCAGTTTTCCAATCCAAAAGAAATTGGCCGTTTTCAGGGTCAGTTACCGGGGTTAGGTACGGATAAAGATGAAGAAATTATCGCTTGGGCTTTTGATAAAAAACGCGAAAAAGGAGATACC encodes:
- a CDS encoding ABC transporter permease, which encodes MLKRLFSEIGAYFILLSKTMKRPQKRSVFGKLFMREIYDLGVNSFGLVLFTSTFVGAVVAIQMYNNFSASSFPIPNSFIGYATKVVLILEFAPTIISVILAGKVGSYIASSIGTMRVTEQIDALDIMGVNSPNFLILPKILASVIFNPLLIAISIVFGIWGGYLAGIATGSWSKADYITGIQMYMPQHFIWYAFFKTAAFAFLIATIPAYFGYNVKGGSLEVGRASTQAVVWTIVAIIIMNLILTQMFLS
- a CDS encoding exopolysaccharide biosynthesis polyprenyl glycosylphosphotransferase; this encodes MQKLRYSRYFKAIFILLDVLVIAGVFLFFFLRNNEFSYEQEIWEQNGLSIILLTFFWILLSGRTKLYSVARNLTYTIYLERLVTHIFIFIFGVILLAKVSNNNFLKQDRFLIAVFLFLLLFVVKSLVFFTLKYLRTLGINYRNIMFLSEDSSTELLKTILTERKDYGFRIFEYPAEQLFNTEKLIEFWKDNGIHTMYLSSHRFEKDEEQEIYRHAELNKVRISLIPSIVKNNFFKYDLGYIEMQPVLVPAKFPLDYFTNITIKRTIDLLFAILILVFICSWLFPVVAILIKLNSKGPVFFLQKRYGFHDHVFSCIKFRTMCVNDECTKQTTTENDKRITKIGRFLRKTSLDEMPQFLNVLKGEMSVVGPRPHMLLVDDFYKLKIGRYSVRSLVKPGITGLAQVNGLRGDSGNMDIKMQKRILADAFYVKNWSLSLDFIIIFKTIFLVIGGDKNAN
- a CDS encoding 7-carboxy-7-deazaguanine synthase QueE, translating into MIKEEENILLKEGKMLPVMEHFYTIQGEGAHTGKAAYFIRLGGCDVGCHWCDVKESWDPNLHPLMSAQEIAETAARHCKTVVLTGGEPLMWNLTFLTEKLKGLGCDIHIETSGAYEMSGVLDWITLSPKKTGLPKDAIYSQASELKMIIFNNNDFKFAEEQAAKVSENCRLYLQSEWSKRDEMYPKITDFIMANPKWLASVQTHKYLNIP
- a CDS encoding bifunctional 5,10-methylenetetrahydrofolate dehydrogenase/5,10-methenyltetrahydrofolate cyclohydrolase gives rise to the protein MAKILDGLKVSKEIKQEIRADVDKIVAGKRRPPHLVAILVGNNGASMTYVNNKIKDCKEVGFKSSLVKFSSTVSEAELLEKIDELNKSKDIDGFIVQLPLPKQIDQEKIIMAIDPRKDVDGFHPENFGKMALEMDTFLPATPFGILTLLERYQIDTKGKHCVIIGRSRIVGRPMSILMGRKDFPGNSTVTLTHSYTPHIEEFTRNADIVITALGDPNFLKGDMIKKGAIVIDVGITRVEDNTEKGYKLMGDVDFESCKDKAEAITPVPGGVGPMTRAMLLKNTILAYKTSVYND
- the pgi gene encoding glucose-6-phosphate isomerase, giving the protein MLPKINPIQTDAWKALNEHFAQNDFELRTLFEYNPERFKQFSVQRENYLFDYSKNLIDGRTFDLLQNLAEECGVKTAIEKMFTGDIINETEGRAVLHTALRDFSDQEILVDGENIKPAIRKVLNQMKNFSEKIISGEHKGFSGKEITDVVNIGIGGSDLGPVMVCSALKHFKTRLEVHFVSNVDGNHIAETLKDLNPETTLFIIASKTFTTQETMTNAASAKDWFLKAGKQEDVAKHFVALSTNTDAVKDFGIAEENIFEFWDWVGGRYSLWSAIGLSIVLFVGYDHFEQLLKGANETDIHFRTADFKENVPVLMALSGIWYRNFFDAGTYAILPYSQYLDRFPAYLQQGDMESNGKCVDRNGNFVEYETGPIIWGEPGTNGQHAFYQLIHQGTELIPADFIAYAKSLNKVSDHQEKLMANFFAQTEALAFGKTEEEARADLKKSGKSEEEIERLVNYKVFHGNTPTNSLLFNELSPFSLGQLIALYEHKIFVQGVIWNIFSFDQFGVELGKVLAGKILSEIKSNETIASHDSSTNGLMNYFKEKK
- a CDS encoding DUF4349 domain-containing protein, producing MKTTFSHTAIVLIMFTCFAACEKSGTAETANSVSIADENSPAATNDSISSVATMAVKDKQFIKSAEVSMEVKDVYDATVYIEKSLKDLGGFVTSSDLNSQILSEETLAISDENAIIVRKFQTENTMQVRVPTEKLGDLLLLINNKKVFLTLRSILAEDVTSNIKLAELEAKRNSKSAGNIEKLHLDKGKVKMSDDNEQEGNYQKISAFDMQDQLKYSNIDIYLKEPQLRLAEIPVSNTKNRDDQYQNNFNYEAKNAVSEGFYLIQSIILGMLKIWPLIIIGGFIFYILRKRKTLGKFENPTSPQ
- a CDS encoding DoxX family membrane protein encodes the protein MKILKTLLFTLFALMFINAGLDKFLHYMPVPELPEETQKVFSAIMQIPWLLPLVGAMELTGGLLALFPRTRTIGALVLFPVMIGILAQNFTVSPGIQGIAIAVILFLILLWILFDNKHKLRAIFS
- a CDS encoding AI-2E family transporter is translated as MKLPFVLRLALILVSILALGYLAKVGKGVLAPLFFAFLMALLFLPFANYLERKFKFSRTISTFSSLLVMMVFLSALIYFFTTQLSDFASDFPVLKTQVSKSFNDLQIWVSKTFHVNFEKQMSYIDQGLENLLSSTGIILGFTVAMFSSTMAFFIFSALFFIFLLNYRRILYTFITSVFHQKHFSKVNEAILEIQKIIKEYISGLLIQILIVSVLTTILLSVLGVKYAILLGILTGLLNVIPYIGILFSAAIACLISFATGGNHTLFVLFGFIAIHAVDANITLPLVVGSKVKINALFTFIGLLIGEELWGISGMFLSIPFLAILKIIFERIEGLEPWGKLLGEESRLNRTRRKYKITKKIILEEKE